The region tcctctctcttttctcctctttttgCTTTTTCTCCAGCAACCCTCTCACCACCCTTGCCTCTCACGCGCCGATCGCCGCTGCATCCTTTCTCACTGCCTCGCCAACTATCCAACTATCGTGGAGAGAGAGGATGCAGCAGTGAGGCGAGGCGACAATGTATCCGCAAGGATTCAGTGGTGAGGTAGCGACGGAGATGAAGGATGCAGCAATAAGAGAAAGGCGGCGAGAGGGTCTGCGACGGgaggaaggggagagagagggaaacATGGTGGGTCTTTAGGGGAGAGAGACACCACCAAAATGACTTTTTTTCCCCTAGAGGGGTAACGTTATCCCCGCCGCGGGGGGGCGGGGGGTTGAATAAAATCGCACTCATCTATACTTCCTTGGCGCTTGGATGTGGGTTACTTTTTTATGACCAGAAGGAAGGTCACATGTTTATGTAAATAGTATTATCTTtgcaaaaaacaagaaaaaggctGCATATAAGTACAACTGTTTTCAAATCCTCAGAGAGGAAGGAGCTTTTTTGGCATGGGTCACGAGAGAATTGTTTGAGATTATCATGAAAGATTAAGTATGCATCTGGGTCATAAACGGGACTAACTTTAGAACTCATCATTGAACCAACTTCATAATTTACTTGATGTATAGACTATAAACTAAGAAGATGTGCTGCTACCTAGAGGATTGGCTTACTTTAGCTTGCCGATAATGGTTATAGCGGTGTTTTtaatgaagaaagaaattatagaTAAATTTTTGTGTGTACTCATATGCATATAATTTATGGGTGTTATTACTCGTACCTAATGAGCCTACCTTATGCatacatattaatttttatttacttgaCCTTAAGacataaaaatatgattttactGTTGTAAACTGTCGCTAAGCTACCTTAAGTTCTCTTGCTCGTGGTGGGCATGggtatgtaaatattttattccttcatgttcttttaataaatataacatcATTATTCATTTTGAATTATTCTCTTCTAATGggacagatttttttttttctaataaaaaaattataacttgaTAATATTAAGGGTAAATTGCACCCAACACCCtgaaatttaacttaattatagATGTTACCTTCCACATTTTGTAAAATACACTCACCTCCTTAACTTTACAAAACTTATAACATTTTACCATGGTATTAATACTTTAGAATTAcccaaaatgtcgtcattctcCCTCCTCTATCTTGCCttacctcattttctttttcgattatcaaatttctctttcacctttattttcttttcaatttaagTAATGACAATGGTGATAACATTAAATCTTTTTTCATAGCTCCTTTTTTTTGTATCCATTTCCTTCGTCTTCTGTCACTCTCACCTTCTTGGCTAGTTGGAATCAAGGATAACTAAGTGTAGATCAGCTATCAtccttcttattttctttcattttttcttttcattttcatcccttttgtttctctttctttctatttcccTTAGCCATCACCAGGTTCAACTTGTTCTCTCTTTGTCAATTGGtgtggaattttttttttcagtgatttaatatatttttagagaatatatataatttatatatatagttctttTTTAAGTATATGTTTTGTAATTAAAGAAAGATGGGGGAGAGAGTTTAGAAATGGATGtgtaaactaattaatttattttaatatttaacaataTGAGAGGATATTGttattctcaaaatatgaaGGGTATCGACTATAATTAGGCTAAACCTCAAGGTTGTCCAAtataatttattctaatattaGTTAAGGTAAATTCTATCCAGATTCTATTCTGGTTGGGTCACTTCAACCAATACTTTCTATAATTTACTTTTGGTATTTCAAGTTCTTACaagttttcctttttgtttttttacaatCCTTCTAGTCAGATCAAGAACCCAAATAATTTGTCTTGTAAGTTGAATTTGAATGGTGAACAATCAAATAAATCATATGaacttgaaaatattaaaaagtgaAATGATAGGAaccaaattataatattaaaagtaaATCAGGtgatgtttgttaaaatgatttaaatcaTAAGAAATTGAGGTAAAATTTGTCCTATTTAATTAATGACAAACATGgtataatatatgttttttatgtataaatatatgggCAACCTAATACTCATTATAATTATGTCCCTTTAACCTAATTTTGGATCTAAATTTTTATCTAAACCAATTTGccaatgtaaaaaaaatatgtaaaagtAAATGTATTATGGCATATGAAGGTACAATAAAATTGTGGTTTGTGGAGTAAGGtctattattattactattactaTTACTCAGTGTAAGTATATGTTTGCTTTGGGAATAAGAAACAGATTCAGATTgttgaaattaaaagaaagggGAGGTTACCCTTGTATTCTACCATCTTTTGTTTATGaatggccttttttttttttcttttttttttttccttctccccCACCCCCTTACCCTTCCCACTGCCGGTGACAACCCAAATCACAGAGGGGTTCCTTGGAGTCACCGAAATCCTAGTTAAGGCAAGAACatgaaaaatttatgaaaaacgGATACAGAAAGCTGTAATGGCATCCAAACATCCCCATAAAAGGAAACCAAATCCATAGATTTTTAGGCCTAACACACACAACTTTCTTCCCTCCCATACTCTTGCTCACAAGACTCCCTCCAATCTTACCAAGAAGCAGTAATGAACATTAGCCCCATTTCTGGGACAATCAAACAATCTCAAGAGTCAGACCACAGGAACAGAGTAAATTCAGGACTCAAGACAataggggagagagagaaagcaaatGTGTTGGAACTAAGCTTGGAAAAGATAACAAGTCAAGGTCTTCGGATCATCAGAACATACCCACATACAAAGGATATATAACACCGCAGTACACATTGTAACAGTGTGACAAAATGACAATTACCATCAGCATCAGGGATCAGTTcgttctctaatttttctaaaaaggcAACTGAGTTTCATCATCGTCTCCAACAAAAGCTCAGAAGAAAGCTCTACTACCATAGAACACTCTGGAACCACTGTTCTTGGTGGCTTCTGATTTCTGATCGGAGGAGGAATTCTCAGAAGAACTCATAGTTTCATTTGCAATGTCCATCGGAAGCTTCATCTTGGCTAAGGATTCCGTGAATTGCTGCATGCTTTTCATGTACATGTCCACTATATCCTGTTGAACCACTTTCTGCTCTGGTTCGATGTTAACTGTGACAATGGGCTTGGAGATTGGATCGCCAGGCACCCTGTCTGAGGCATTACTCTCAGCGTCTCCCACGTCTTCCCTCTTCTCTTTCGGGTTTTCCCTTGGAGGCGAAATGCATTCTTGGTTTGGAGATTTGGAAGGTGCTGAAGTATCAGAGGACTGAGAACTCGCAGGAAGTGAAGTCTGGAAAGATCCATTCGTCGACACACTGCTCGGGGGAGAATCATGCTGCTGAGGCTGGATTGACTCAACAGAGCCGGCTGAGAAGTCCTTAATGGCCCGCAAGCCAATCTCAGTATCCGAGGAGAGCAAGCTCTCTGAGCTCTGGGAGTGGGAGTCCAAATTGGTGCATGACATTCCAAAGTATTCTGAAACCATTATATGATTCTGGTTCATGATCTTTGGATCAGGGAATTCAATCTTGCTAAATTCACTGGAGATCAATTCAGTGACTTCTGAATCCTGGATGACCGTGTTTGCGGTTTCTGCCACTGGTGCAGGAAGCACCACTACTTCAGGGGAAGTTCCGCTGTAAGAGAGAGACAACTTAACAAACCCGGCCGGGGAATGGAAGAGATCAGTTGATGAGAGAGAGAACTCACTTTCCAACTTCCCATTCTTGATTAGGACTTCAGACAAAGGCACCAAAGCAAACCCTAACAACTGGTCCTCCATATAATTCCTCACCCTGCTCAGCATCCATATCTCACACTTTAGAGAGGACTCAATTGTTCGAACACTGAGCTGTAGTTTCTCATTGAAGACTGGATTCTTCCCACCCCCATTGATGATCTGGGTGGAGACCGTATTTTCGGGATTGCTAGTAAGGCAAATCTTGGCGTACACATCTTGCTTATGGTATATGCAGATATTGTGGATGTCCCTGGCTTGATGTATATAGACCTCAAGAACACCAATGGCTTCGTCTAATTTAGAACCAGAGGCTTCCTTGCTTGCAACCTCGATTCCCCTGGGCAAACCGCCAGGATTCCGAGAGGAATAATCAACTTTCTGCTTCTCAGGCTCGGGAAAAACAGAGGAGCCCTTGAACGGTGAGACAACAGATTGAGGAGAATCCATGATGGCAAGCAAGAACACGAACCTGAAAGAATCAATGACGAAATAGTATGAACCAAgttaattaaaatcaaaacaccaGAGCCAGAACCCAAGAAGTTAACTACGAATCAAGATCTTGCAGTTATCAAATTGCAAACTTCTACTTTTCTAATAACTGGAAATACATCTATGCGTGTGAACTCCGGCTACTTCAACTAAGTCCTAAGGCCGAAATCAGCAAATATTTGTGCTAAATTCTGCAATACTACGGTTCTCGGAGCTAAAAAATTCTACACCAAGAACCAGAAATCAAAATCCTAAAATTAGcttaaataaagagaaaaattttcaaaacccaGAATTCAAGGTGCGAATTTAGTATTTTCAGAAGTTAAAGCACAGCATGAGCTGCTAAAAAGCATACGTATAATTCGGATGCTTCGACTGAAGTTTCCCAAACCCCAAACAGCAGGCCTGAGCTACAAAAAATTCTCAGTTGCCACTTCAAAACAAATACCTCAAACCCAGAAACAGGAAAACCCCATGAACAGTTACACCAAGACACGAACAGATTCCAATAAAGCTCCCAACTTTCTCACAAGAAAACGTCCCACCGCGGAATCCAAGACGAAAAACTGGGggagaaaaaaggaaagaagcaaAACAGTAGCTCGCTCAGATCACGGATTCCGAAAACAAACTAGAAATCTAGCTTGAATCCACCAAAAAGCACATCAAATGaacataaaattcaaaagaaaaagtaaaaggcGATTAGAATAGTGAACAGGGTCAAGTCAGTTTCTTTCTTGCCTTTCTTTGGGACCCAAAGTCGAACAGTTTGTGCGCAACCTGTAGCAGGCGAAGATCTATCAACCACCCAGTTGAACCAAGGCGCCTTGCAAGAACTAAAGCAAgtataaggaagaaaacaaggaaTAAAATCTACCCAAGAAGCTCTGTCAGAAGCCCCTTCTGCTCGCAGAATGTGTGTGTATAATTACAGAATGcagaatataataatttatacagcAAGCGGTGGTTTTTGATGAGTTGTGTTGATGAATGTAAAagtaattttcaattattatcgtGAGGATGGGGAGTTGCAGAGAATGTAGAAACGGCCGACCCACGCGATGACCAGATTGTACCAATCAGAACGGAATTGAGTGCGCTGCTTTCACTTCctccctctctcctctctcctctctcctctctcctctctctctctcaccatgGTGGCTTTCTAGATTAGGCCATTATTCCTTGTTTTGTGCCTCTTTGTCTATGCATTTTTACCTCCAAACAACGTTTACTTTTTGTTTTAAAGGTTTTACTTTTTGTAAAATATCAGggtatttaatttaactattcACAATTACAAGGCTCTAAAGTTTAGTAAGTTTAACCTTAGTTATGAATGTCTCCAATCTGTCTAATATAAACACCCATGACCCAGcaatttaaaactttttgaaaTTGACAATCATGGTGGTGGTATTCATTATGTGTCacatatgaatttaattaatgtgtgtgtatatactttataattataacttaagataattataaaaacacacacacacaaaccttataaataaataaccctATTATGGCTGGCTATATTGAGGCAGTTGTTTAATCACAAAGAATAAAGTAATGAGGGCATATCTAATATCTCCCCCACCTAGcttggggttggggttggggaGAGTGGGGAAATTGTCATTTGCTAGGATCAGGAAGCTACTTGCCCACCAACCACTGCCCTCTTAactgtttttgtatttttcaaacaaaaaggtTTATTTTAAAGCCAAAAGGCAGTAGTAGGTGGCCCCACTTCCccttcaaaattcaaatgaaGTTGGAAGAAGGCATGAAGGGGAAGGGCTCCCCGGTCACCGCCCTCCCCTCCCCCATTCACTACTCCCAAGCTGCTGCGCAAAATCATCCATTCTAGATTTAGACTTTTTGACATGATTTGTCtacccttttcttcttcttttttctttccttctaacTCAAAGATATTGTATTTTCAACTCCCACCTTCTTTTCAAATTTGtgtttaacttttatttattttttttgaataaacatATCTAAGTTTTTTATAATGTTATCCAATGCTGATAAATTCAACAATTAAGCAAtagtgttgaaaaaaaataataaagaaagataTTACGGAAGCAATAATAAAGCCTCAATGTTATGTTAAACAAAGagacaggaaaaaaaaaatatgaaagaagaaaattagaACTTGAAGAAAAATAACTTCTTCTTATTGAATTGAAAACTCATGTTAAAACTCACATTTCTACGAAAGACATAAATGAAGCCTTATTTATACAGAAGTTAAATACATAATATCTATCAAATAAAACtgaaaagttataaataaaattttaaatgtgggATATTTTGCATTCCAAATTTTAATGTCAAACTTGAGTTGCAAATGAAGAATATAATagtggaaaaataaataaaaaataaaaaattaaaccaactttaattacataaaaatatcacaaatctcAACACTTAtccttgagattttttttttgtcaaaccCAAATTGTtgcttaaaaattcaaattgtccACACGGTAGAGCTATTGTGAGGATGTCAGCAAGTTGAAATTCTAAATTACAATGAGCGAGGTTGATCTTGCCTTCTTTCTTTGCTTccctcaacaaataaaacttgACTTTAATGTGTTTTGTTTTACTATGTTGTACTAGATTTGAGGCAATAACAATAGCAGACTTGTAATCATAAAACAATTTCGTAAGCTCCTTTTGTTTATATCCTAAATCACCAAGTAATTTGTGAAGCCATATTACTTGATTTGTAGCATCTACTGTTGAAATATATTCAGGTTCAGTGATGGATTGAGCCACAACTTCCTGCTTCTTTGAGTTCTAAGAGAAAAATCCAATAccaagagaaaaaatattactagAATTGTTTTTAGAATTATCAACACAGCCAGCCCAATCACTACCAATCACTATCAGCATATCCAATCAATTTCAAGTCACCAATGGACTCAAATCAAATTCCAAAATCAAGAGTATCGTTTTATCTAAGCACCCTTTTAACAATACCAAAATGAACTTCACTAGGAGAATTCATATATCATGAGAGCGTACTTGCAACAAATATTAAATCTGGCTTGGATGCTGTCAAATATAACAAACTTTCTACCAAACTTCTAAAATTTGTAGGATTGGAGAGTTTCTTACCATCGTTCTTAAagacttttaaatttaaagttaGAGGAGTGGAAACTGCTTTACATGTGTCCATCTTGAATTTCTTCATAATGTCTTGGGCATACTTCttttgagaaatgaaaatatccttttcttttgatGAATCTCcatgacaaaaaaataatgcatgTAACCTAGATTTGACATCTTAAACATCTTTTCCATCtcaactttaaatttttgtagcaTTTGATGATCATTCCCAGTTACAAATATATCATCAACGTACAGAGAAAGAATGAGTTGCTTAGAATTATCACCAACCTTCACGTAGAGAGTAGTTTCACTCATACTCCTCTTGAATCCTTGATGAATCAAGTAagaattaattttgttataccAAGCTCGTGGTGCTTGCTTCAATCCatagagagatttttttttttttttttcagacgACACACTTTGTCTTCTTTGACTTCTTCTATGAACCCTTCAAGTTGGCTTACATAGATCTCTTCCTCAAGATCATCATTCAAAAAAGCTAATTTGACATCCAAGTAGAATATTTTCCACCCCAACTGTGCAGCTAAAGCAATAATCAATCTTATGGTGTCATGTTGTGCAACTAGCGCAAATATGTCTCCATAATCAACTCCGGGCTATACTTTTTTACCACCAATCTCACTTTGTATTTATTGATAGAGCCATCAGAATTATACTTCACTCTGAACACCCATTTCACACCAATGATGTTTTTGTCTTGAGGTTGCTCTACAAGTTCCCATGTATCATTTTTATTGATCATCTCCATTTCAGCTTCCATAGTAGCAATCCAATCGACAGATTGTGAAGCTTCATAATAGTTGTTAGGTTCAACAACAAGATTACATCTTTCATATATATCAACAAGTGATTTTACCTTATAATTTGGACCGTCTCCAGTGGCTTCAATTAAGGCATCATCATCAAAGGGAGGATCTTGGATACTAGAATTAATTAAGTCAAAAGAAGACTCAATTAATTCCAAATCTTCAATGTTGGTGGGGGAGTCTCTCACAACTTTTTGCTGCTCAAAATCCCAATAAGAGTCTTCGTCGATGATGACATCACGATGCAAGATAACTTCTTcgattttcatataaaaattctATACCCCTTGGAATTAAGAGCATAACCAATAAAGATTCATTTGATAGCCTTTTCATCAAGTTTGGACCTCTTCacaaaagaataacaaatagaTCAAAAAATCTTCAAGTTTTTAACATAAGATTTTATACCTGACCAAGCTTCATAAGGTGTCTTGCCTTCTACTGTTTATGTGGATAGTTTGTTGAGCAAGTAAACAACAGTACAAACAACTTTTTCCCAAAAATTCTTTGGCAATTTCTTCTCAAAGAGTAAACATCTTGCCATCTCCATCATAGTTTTATTCTTCCTTTTAGATACACCATTTTGCTGTGGTGTATAGACAATGGACAGTTAGTGCtgaattctgaaattttcacAAAACTTGTCAAATTGTTTGGAAGTATATTCCTTCCCATTATTAGATCTCAAAGTTTTGAGCTTACAGCCACTTTGAGTTTCAACCAAATTCACAAATTTCTTGAAGACGTCAAAAACTTGAGCTTTCtcactcaaaaaataaatccaagtTATCCTTgtcaaatcatcaataaaaatgatgaaatatttacTGTTACCAAAAGAAGTGGTACGCAATAAAACCATAAACATCAGTGTGCACCAATTCAAGCTTTTCCTTAGCTCTCAAACCACCATCTTTTAGAAAAGGTAACTTGTGCATCTCTCCTTCTTGGCAACTTTCACAAATCTAGCCAAAGGaatcaaaaccaagaaaatcTTCAACCATGTTAGAAGAATGCAAAATTTTCAGAGCTTTATCGTTGTAGTGGCCAAAGCATTGATGCCACTTTTTACTTTCTTCAACTTTGGCATTTAGAGCATGATGACACAGAGAGTCGCCATTCAAAAAAAATGTTGTTGAGCCaatttgctcatattaattaagttttgatgattaacaaaaatatttttatgatatacatgttttctcttattcatacaaaaagtaaatttattttgaattaaaagataattatttttagacttattttcttattttaatcatttatatctcaagaagttatatttgaattttcaaattttgaattaaagggggattatttttaaacatattttcttttactcatacaaaaaataaatttattttgaattaaaggagattgcttttagacatattttcttgttttaatcatttatgtctcaaaagtttatatttgaattttcaaatattgatttcttatataaaaagtaaatttattttgaattaaatgtgagatatattttcttattgtttgagaaaatttaaacattttttgaatttcaaacttcatattaaccatttttttagtAGCTAAAATGCCGAAGACCTAGAGTGAACTATAGGTTATGTCTGGACTAAGCCTAATTTTCGTGGGGATTGTAGTGTCATGGTAGTGCCACTAGCATGGCGCGGCGGTTCAGAAGTTTGTGTAGCCTGACTTAGGATGTAAATTTTCAATCTTCGAATGAGATGACAATTAAGATTCAATATCATTTACCTCgatgtgattaattattaaaaattgcaAGAGGTTGatataatttgtttgtaattgatATGCTATCGAGGGAAGGACAAGGGAATGAAATGTGAAAGTActcaaaacataacattcattccatatgttcaaatataatacaagagatcaagccgtacagtcaaaaaaaaaaaaaaaagaggggggcAAACCATAAAAACTGATAATGTGCCAATACTCAAGGACGTCGGCGGTGGCCAAAGATGACTGGACCTAGCTCATCAAGGTCATCCAAGAGCGGCATCTGGCTGCTGCTCGTTTCGCCAGGGTGAGGTAGAGTAGCCTCTGGGATGGTGGGAGGACTAGAGCTCCAGTTgaaatttggatcaaatggaggAACAAGTTGGGGATGCGAAGAATAATATGCGAATAgtgaatcttgcaaataagctcGATAGGCTTGCAGCTCACTAACCTGTTGCTGAAGAGcaagaatgtgagatacacaCCCATAAATAGGATCCTGAAGccgggcttgagcttcaaagagaagtgtATCGGAAGCCCAAAATCGGTCATTTACCGAAAG is a window of Diospyros lotus cultivar Yz01 chromosome 10, ASM1463336v1, whole genome shotgun sequence DNA encoding:
- the LOC127811195 gene encoding LOB domain-containing protein 18-like, yielding MNPRSRCGACVVLNRGCHPQCIFAPYFRCESGTAHFATVREVYTIRNVVNLLTPLSVNDRFWASDTLLFEAQARLQDPIYGCVSHILALQQQVSELQAYRAYLQDSLFAYYSSHPQLVPPFDPNFNWSSSPPTIPEATLPHPGETSSSQMPLLDDLDELGPVIFGHRRRP
- the LOC127812214 gene encoding uncharacterized protein LOC127812214, encoding MDSPQSVVSPFKGSSVFPEPEKQKVDYSSRNPGGLPRGIEVASKEASGSKLDEAIGVLEVYIHQARDIHNICIYHKQDVYAKICLTSNPENTVSTQIINGGGKNPVFNEKLQLSVRTIESSLKCEIWMLSRVRNYMEDQLLGFALVPLSEVLIKNGKLESEFSLSSTDLFHSPAGFVKLSLSYSGTSPEVVVLPAPVAETANTVIQDSEVTELISSEFSKIEFPDPKIMNQNHIMVSEYFGMSCTNLDSHSQSSESLLSSDTEIGLRAIKDFSAGSVESIQPQQHDSPPSSVSTNGSFQTSLPASSQSSDTSAPSKSPNQECISPPRENPKEKREDVGDAESNASDRVPGDPISKPIVTVNIEPEQKVVQQDIVDMYMKSMQQFTESLAKMKLPMDIANETMSSSENSSSDQKSEATKNSGSRVFYGSRAFF